TTCGGCCGCCACCTCGGCCATCGCCTGTTCGATGCCGGCGCGCAGGATGTCGACCATGCGGTCGATCTGGGCCTCGGTGATGATCAGCGGCGGCGACATCACGCACATATTATAGACCGGCCGCACCAGCAGCCCCATGCGCTGGCAATGCCGGTCGACGCGCAGGGTGAGGGCATAATCGCGGTCCTCGTCGGGATGCGCCGCATCAAGGGTGCATTCCACGCCGGCCATCAATCCGATCACCCGCACCTCGGCCACCACCGGCAGGTCTTCCAGCGCCCGCAGCCGGGCGGCGAAATGCGGCATCACCCGGCGGACATGGGCCAGCAGCCCGTCCCGCTCGATCACGTCCAGATTGGCCAGTGCCGCCGCCGCCGCCACCGGATGACCCGAATAGGTGAAGCCGCTGAAGAACACCCGCGCATCGCCGCCGGGATTCCGCTGCCGGCGATCTGCCACGCGCCCGATCGTCTGGTATCGGTGGCGCTGGATCTGCTGACACCGCTGGCCCTGCGGCGCGGCGGTGCGATGGTGCAGGATCCGCAAGGACTGCTGGGGGCGCTGGCCGGGCGGATCAACGGGCTGGCCCTGTGGCACGGCGTGGCGATCGACGAGCCGCATGACAGTGTGCGGCGCCGATCCGAGGGCGCCATCTGGGACGCGACGGACTGCCGGATGCATAGCTGGCAGCGCCGCGCCGGCAAGGATCAGCGCCCGGCCGTCGCCATGTCGGGGCTGATCGGCCGGCTGGTGATCCATCAATTGCCGGCGGCATTGCTGCCGGTTCTGGTGGTGGGGCAGGCAACCCATGCCGGCAGCCATGCCGCTTTGGGCCTTGGCCGTTATCGGCTGATGATCGATGATCGGGAGCGGCCATCCACGCCACCGGCGGCGGATCGGCGCAGGCGCGGCCCGATCGCCGACCGCGCGGGATGATGCGGGTGAGGTGTGATGCGGATCTTGTCGGTCGATGCCGAAACCAACGGGCTGTATGGCGCACCCTTCGCCATCGGCATGGTGGTGCGCGATACCCATGGCGCCGATTGGCAGTTCATCGCGCGTTGCCCGATCGATGGCGACATCGACCCCTGGGTGGAGCAACACGTTCTGCCCGCCCTGTCCGGTGTGGCCGTCACCCACCCGACCGACGACGCGTTGCTTGCGGATTTCTGGCAGGCCTATCGGTCGGAAGTCGACGACGCGACCGCGGCCGGTGAAACCCTGATCTGTGTCGCGCATTGCGCATCGCCGGTGGAATCCGGCCTGTTCCGGCGCTGTGTCGAGGTGGACCCGGCGGCGCGGCAGTTTCAGGCACCGTTTCCGCTGCATGACGTGGCTAGCATGCTGCTGATGGCCCGTGAAGACCCGCTGTCGGTGCGCGATTTTCTGGCCCGCCACGCGATCACGGTGCCGTTTGACGGTGCCGCCCATCATCCATTGTTCGATGCGTGGACGGCACTGCTCGCCACCGAGGCACTGCTGGCCGGGCGGCCCCTCAGTCCCTGATGTTCAACTCAATCCCTGGCGCTCAATCCCTGAAGCGGGCTGGCCGCTTTTCCTGGAAGGCGGCGAGGGCTTCCGACAGGTCATCCGACAGCAGCATGGCGGCGTTCCAGGTGGCGATATAATTCAACCCGTCGGCAACGCTGTGGTCGCGGACATAGGTGATCATCTCCTTGGTGCCGCGCACCGCCAGCGGCGATTTGGATGCGATATCGGCGGCAATGGCGGCCACGCCCTGGTTCAGCGCGTCGACATCCGGATAGACCCGGTTGACCAGATGCATGGAAGCGGCCTCGGCGGCAGTGACCTTGCGGGCGGTATAGGCCAGTTCGCGTGCCAGCCCCTCGCCGATCACCTTGGGCAGACGCTGAAGCGTGCCGACATCGGCGGCAAGGCCGACATCGACCTCCTTGACCGAAAACCACGCCTCCTCGGTGCAATAGCGCATGCAGCAGGCGGTGATCAGGTCGATGCCACCGCCGATGCACGGCCCGTTCACCGCCGCGATCACCGGCTTGCGGCAGCGTTCGATCGCGGTGATCGTGTCCTGGATCTCAAGGATCTTGCGGCGCAGCTTCTCGCCCTGGCGGCCGTCGCAGGGGTCCGCCACCGATTGCTTCATCTCGACCAGCATCGCCAGATCGATGCCGGCGGTGAAATAGCGCCCGGCGCCGGTGATGACGCCAACCCGCGCCGCCGGGGTCTCATCCAGCCAGGCCATCGCCGCCTTCAGCTCCGGCCACATCGGCGCGCTCATTGCATTCGCCTTGTCGGGCCGGTTCAGCGAAATCCAGGCCACAGCACCGTCGAGCCGCAGGGCAAGGGTGGAGAAGACGGGCAGGGTGGCGGGGGTGGTGCCGTCCATGGGGGCGCATCCTCGGGCAAGCTGGGGCGGTGGCGACGTCTGAAAAACAATCAGACGTTTGAATGATTGATGGCAATATTGCGTGACCGGGGGCGGTCACGCAAGTCTGTTCCTCGACAGTGGCGGCCCACGCCTCAGGGTTTGGGGCCGACCGCGGTGATCGCCACACCCTGGTCTTCGGATGCCGTGTTCTGGGCAGCCTTGGCGCGCAGATAGCCGTCACGCGCGGCCAGCCGGTCCCAATAGGCGCGGACATTCGGCGGCAGATGGTGGCCGATGCCGATATTCTGTGCCAGCAGCAGGGCATAGCCCACCGAGATATCGGCCATGGTGAAGCGGCCGGCGCAGATATAGTCCTGCTCGCCGGTGATCTGCTCCACCAGCCGCAGCCGGGCCAGGAACCATTTGGTGTAGTCTTCAACAACCTGCGGCTGCTTGCGCTCGGCCGGCTCGAAGGTGCCATAGCGCAGAACCAGGGTCTGCGGGAAGGTCAGCGTCGCCTCGCCGAAATGCAGGAAATTGAGATAGGGGCCGAAATCCGGTTCCTCGACCCCCACCGCCAGCGGCGTCGGGCCATAGCGCGCCGCCAGATACTGGCAGATCGCCGCCGACTCGGTCATCCGTTTGCCCTGATCGAGCATGGTCGGGATGGTGCCCAGCGGGTTGATCTCCAGATAGGGTTTCTGGAACACCCGCGGCGGAAACGGCAGCATCTTCAGCTCGTAATCGAGCCCCAGTTCCTCCAGCGCCCAGAGCGGGCGGAAGGAACGGGCATCGTGGCAGTGATAGAGCGTGATCAAGGGTGGAACCTCCCACGGCGTCGTGTTCTTGTTCGACCGCCTGGATCATCCGGAACGGCCGATCTCCTGAACAGGAATTACAGCCCCATCTGCCGGCTGGCCAGATCTTTCATGATCTCTTCCGCACCGCCGCCGATGGCGTTGACCTTGACCTCGCGATAGATCCGCTCCACGGCGGCGCCGCGCATATAGCCGGCACCACCGAAAATCTGCACGGCCTCTGATGCGCAGTAGGCCATGGTCTGGGTCGCCTGGTTCTTCGCCATGCAGATCTGCGCCACCGGATTGTCGCCCTGATCCAGACACCAGACCAGCCGCTCGATGAAGGCTTCGGTGACCTCGACGCGCTGCGCCATGTCGACCAGCTTGTGGCGGATCACCTGATGCTGGCTGAGTGGCTTGCCGAAGGTCACCCGCTCGCGCGCATAAGCGATCGCCTCGTCCACACAGACCCGCGCGAAGGCGCAGGCGGTGGTGGCAAGGGCGATGCGCTCATCGTTGAAGTTCAGCATGATCGTGCGGAAGGCCGAGCCCTCCTCGCCGATCAGGTTTTCCACCGGCACCCGCACCTCGTCGAAATGGAGCGTGGCGGTATCCGACGACCACCAGCCCATCTTCTTGAGAGGCGTGCGCGAGAAGCCGGGGCTGTCGGCCTCGATCACCAGCAGGCTGATGCCGCCGCGACCGGGGCCGCCGGTGCGCACCGCGACCGTGTAGTAATCGGCACGCATGCCCGAGGTGATGAAGGTCTTTTCGCCGCTGACCACATAATGATCGCCGTCCAGGCGGGCTTTCGTGCGGATGCTGGCGACATCCGAGCCGCCATTGGGCTCGGTGATCGCCAGCGCCGAGATTTTCTCGCCCGCAAGGATGCCGGGCAGTACCCGCGCCTTCAACTCGGCCGATCCGGCCTTCAGAATCGGCGGGCTGCCGATGGTATGGCTGAGCAGGCTGGCCGGCACGCCGCCGGCGCCGCAGCGCGCCAGCTCCCGCCCGGCGATCACCGCCATGAACCGATCGGCCGGCACGCCGCCATACTCTTCCGGATAGCCGAGCCCCAGCAACCCGATCGCCGCCGCCTTGCGATAGAGCGCGCGCGGGAAGCTCCCGGCCTCGTCCCAGTCATTCACGAACGGCGTGATCTCGCGGGCGACCCAGCGACGCAGCGTGTCCTGCCAGTCCAGATGGTCCGCCGACAGAAACGGCGAGCGTAACGTGTTCACAAGCGGCATCCTCCGGTCAGCCGGCGGCCGCGGGTGCGGCGGCCTCGATCTCGACCATGACATGACCGGAGGCGACCTGATCACCTTCGGATACGGTGATTGCGGTGATGGTGCCGGTGCAGTCCGCCTTGTGGACATGCTCCATCTTCATGGCCTCCAGCGTCACCAGCGGCTGGCCCTGGTCGACGGCATCGCCGATCGCCGCCAGCACCGCCACCACCCGGCCGTTCATCGCCGCCTTGATCCGGCCATCGCCCGCGGCCTCGCCGGCGCGATGGGCGGGCTCGAACGACAGATCGTCGATCCGCACCGGACGCCCGCTCAGATGCAGGTACAGATGATTGCCGTCGCGGGCCAGATGCACCGTCTCGGCGGTGCCGTCGATGGTCACCACCAGCCGTCCGGCGCCGTCCACCGTCTGGGGAGCGAGAACGCTGGGCGCCAGCGTCAGCACCGTGCCGTCGACCTCGGCCTCATAGGTGCCGGGGCCGCTGCGGCTGATGCTGACGCTGACCGGTGCGCCGTCCAGTTTGAACAGCACCGGCACCGGCAGGGTATGGGTCAGGCTGCGCCCGGCGACCGGACGGCCGTCGATGGCGATGCCGTGCAGCAGCAGGGCGGCGGCCGCGGCGGCCCGGTGGTCGAACGCCGTGTCGCGGGCGAGCAGGTCGTCGCCATGCTCGCCGATGAAGGCCGTGGTTGCCCCGCCGGCCGCGAACACCGGATGGGCCAGGCAGCGGCCAAGGAAGGCCTGATTGGTGGCGATGCCCAGTGCGACGGTGTCTTCAAGCCCGTGGATCAGCTTGCGGCGGGCATCCTCGCGGGTTTCGCCATGGGCGATGATCTTGGCGATCATCGAGTCGTAATAGGGTGAGATTTCCGGGTCGCCGCCCAGCGCGTGATCGACCCTCAGCGCCGTGGTCGGCGCCCAGGCGCGGAAGCGGCCGCTCTGGGGCATGAAGCCCTGGGTCGGATCTTCCGCGCACAACCGAACCTCGATCGCATGGCCGCGCACCTGCACCTGCTGCTGGGTGATCGGCAGGGCGGCACCCGATGCGGCGATGAGCTGCAACTCCACCAGATCCAGCCCGGTCACCGCCTCGGTCACCGGATGCTCGACCTGAAGGCGCGTGTTCATTTCCATGAAATAGAACCGGCCCTGGGCATCGAGCAGGAATTCGAGCGTGCCGGCGCCCTCATAGCCGATGGCGCGGGCGGCCTGAACCGCGGTTTCACCCATCCGCGCGCGCAGATCGGCATCGACCGCCGGCGAGGGCGCCTCCTCGATCACCTTCTGGTGGCGGCGCTGCACCGAGCAGTCGCGCTCGCCCAGATGCAGGACATTGCCGTGGCGATCGGCGATGACCTGGATCTCGACATGGCGCGGCGCGATGATCGCGCGCTCGATGATCACATCGGGGTTGCCGAAGGCGCTCTGGGCTTCCGACCGGGCGCTGCGCAGCCGCTCGGGGAAGCTCGCCGCATCCTCGACCAGCCGCATGCCGCGCCCGCCGCCGCCGGCGGTGGCCTTGATCATCACCGGAAAGCCGATGCGGTCGGCCTCGGCGATCAGCGTCGCCTCGTCCTGGTTCTCGCCCTGATAGCCGGGCACGCAGGGCACACCGGCCGCCTCCATCACCCGCTTGGCGCCGGCCTTGTCGCCCATGGCGACGATGGCCTCGGGCGAGGGGCCGATGAACACGATGCCGGCCTCGGCGCAGGCACGGGCAAAGCCGGCATTCTCGGCCAGAAAGCCATAGCCGGGGTGGATGGCATCGGCGCCGGCCGCCTTGGCCGCGGCGATAATCGCCTCGATCCGCAGATAGGATGCCGATGGCGCGGCAGCGCCGATATGCACCGCGCGGTCCGCCTCGGCGACATGGGCGGCGCCGGCATCGGCGTCGGAATAGACCGCGACTGTGCGATAGCCCAGCTTGCGGGCGGTGCGCATCACCCGGCGGGCGATTTCGCCGCGATTGGCGACAAGGATGGTCGAGAAGGGAGAAAGCTTTGCCATGACCGGGCGCTGGGCCTCTGTCTTGTTGGTCCGGAACGGGACGGGAGCGGTGGTCACGGCCGGGCGACCGAGAACTGCATCCGGCGAGGTGTGCGGGCCTCGGCCTCGCGGCAGATCGACAGAACCTCGGCCAGCACGGCGCGGGTGTCGCGCGGATCGATCACGCCATCGTCGAGCAGGCGCGAGCTGGTGGCGAACACGCTCATCTGGCTGTCGAAGATGTTGATGATCCGGTCCTGAAGCGCCTGAAGCTTTTCGGCATCGGGCTCGATGCCCTTGCGCTTCGCGGCGGCGGCGGTGACGATCGCCATGGTGCCGGCGGCCTGTTCGCCGCCCATCACCGCGGTCTTGGCATTGGGCCACGAGAAGCAGAAGCGCGGATGGAAGCCGCGGCCGCACATGCCGTAATTGCCGGCGCCGAAGGATGCGCCGCAATAGATGGTGATCTGCGGCACGGTGGCGCTGGTCACCGCCTGGATCATCTTCGATCCGTGCTTGATCATGCCGGCTTCTTCATAGGCGCGGCCGACCATATAGCCGGTGGTGTTGTTCAGATAGATGATCGGGGTTTCCGACTGGCAGCAGGCCTGGATGAAATGGGTGGCCTTGTTGGCGCCGGCCGGATCGATCGGACCGTTATTGGTGATGATGCCGACGGCGAAGCCCTCGATCCGGGCATGGCCGCAGACCGTTGCCCCGCCATAGCGCTCGCCGAATTCAAGGAAATCGCTGTCATCGACGATGCGGGCGATGACCTGCTTCATGTCCACCGGGCGCTTGTGGTCCTGAGGCATCACGCCCAGCAGTTCCTCAGGGTCCAGCTTCGGCGGCACGGGCGCGCGCTCTGGTGCAGGGGCGGGGATGCCGGCATCCCAGTCGAGGCCCGCCACGATGTCGCGGGCGATGGCGATGGCGTGGCGGTCATCCTCGGCCAGATAGTCGCCAAGCCCTGAAATGGTGGTGTGCATCAGCGCGCCACCGAGTTCTTCCTCGGTCGCGACCTCGCCGGTGGCGGCCTTCAGCAGCGGCGGGCCGGCCAGGAAGGCGCGGGTGCGGTCGCGCACCATCACGATGTAATCCGACAACCCGGTCTGATAGGCGCCGCCGGCGGTCGACGAGCCATGGGTGACGGTCACCACCGGCAGGCCGGCGGCCGACAGCCGGGCCAGATTGCGGAACATGCTGCCGCCATGGACGAAATCCTCCACGCGGTAGTTCATCAGATTGGCGCCGGCGCTTTCCACCAGTTGCACATAGGGCAGCTTGTTTTCGAGTGCCAGTTCCTGGGCGCGCAACTGCTTGGCCAGCCCCATCGGCTGAAGCGCGCCGGCATCGATGCCGCTGTCGGACGCATTGATCATCACCCGCACGCCCGAGACGAAGCCGATGCCCGCGATCACGCCGGCGCCGGGTGTGCTCTTCTCAGGATCGGTGCTGTCCATCAGATAGCCGGCCAGTGTCGACAGCTCGATGAACGGTGTGCCCGGATCGAGCAGCAGCGCCACGCGTTCGCGCGGCAGCAACTGGTGACGCTTCTCGAAGCGCGGCTTCGATGCCGCCGACGCCTTGCGGGTCCGGGCCTCCAGGTTCCGCATCCGGTCGATCTGCGCCAGCATGTCGCGGCGGTTCGCCTGGAAGCTCTCGGCTCCTGTCGAGATGGTGGACGATATCTGCGTCATGTTCCGGGGCGCCTCTGACGATCCTATGGGTCCGAAGAACGGTGGGGCGAGGGCCGGCCGGGGAGGGAGGACCGCGTGGGGGAAGACACCCCCGCCCGTCATGCAGCCTAGCGGCGGCGATGCGGGGCGTCTTGCGTTCAGTGGCTGCCAGCCGCGTCACTTTGGCACGGCGGATCTGGGCACCTCCATTTCCCCGCTGATGTGATCGGGTTGAGGATCCGAGGCGGCACTTCGGGTGAAGCTCGCGTCAGGCATGGGGATTGTCGGGATTTTCAGGGTTTTCCGTAGAGCGCGGACGCAGTTATCCCATGGCCGCACGGCGCTCGTGGAAGATCAGGCTGTGGATGTTGAAGGCCAGGTTGGCGAGCGTGATCTTGGTGTGCAGAGAGACGTGTCCCGCCATACCTCAGGTCACGAGGCTTCGGTGGGCCCAATGTCCGTTCAGCGAGGGCGGGCGTGACGGGCAGCGTCTGTACATTGCCTAAATACCTAAACACAGGCATTATGGACGCAGAGCCGACAAGAATGCGTGCCCGCCCATGCAGGCGGGCGCCAGGGAGGAACTGCCAATGCCGATCGCCGTTGAGCGTCGCGGACGTATTGCGTCCATCACTTTCAATCGCCCTGAGACGGGCAATCTGATGAATGCGACGCTGTTTGCCGCCTTGCGCGATGCGCTGCGCGAGGCCGCGGGCGACGATGCGGTGCGGGTGGTGCGGCTGGGATCGACCGGCGAGGCCTTCACCCGTGGCGGCGATCTGCATGAATTCATGCACAACCCGTTGAAGGACGGCTGGGAGCGCTCGGCGCTGTATGACTGCACGCTGGAACTGGCGCGGTTTCCGAAACCGATCGTGGCGGCGGTGCAGGGGCCGGCGATCGGCGGTGGATCGACCCTGATCCTGAATTGCGACATCGTGGTGGCGTCGGATCGGGCGGGCTTCGTGTTCCCGTTTTCCAGCCTGGGGCTCTGTCCGGAAATCGGGTCGAGCTATCTGCTGCCGCTGGCGGTGGGGGAACGCCGCGCCCGCGACTGGATGCTGACCAGTCGCCGGATCAGCGCCGAAGAGGCGCGCGACGCCGGCCTGATCACCGAACTGGTGCCGCATGAGCAGCTGGAGGCACGTGCCGACGCGATCGCCGAACAGCTTGCCGGCTATTCCGGTGCGGCCATGAGCGCCACCAAAAAGCTGTTGCAGGAGGTTCATCTGGCGGCCCTGGAAGCGGCGATTCAGGCCGAGCTGCGCGCGCTTTCGGTGCTGATGGAGGGGCCGGCGGTGAAGGAGGCGGTGGGCGCGTTCTTCGACAAGCGCAAGCCCGACTTTTCGACCGTCGCCTGATGCGCGCCGAAGGGGTGACCGGTATCGGCGACGCACGGCTGATGCTGATCGGCCCGGAGCGGCTGTTCTATGCCGGCCTGCTGGGCCGGCCAGGTGTGCGCAACCTGGGCGGCATCGCAATCTATGTGGCGAGTGCCGGCCGGATCGTGGTGCGGGCCGGCGGCGGCCCCGACCGCGTCGGCAGCTGTGCCGTGGTGCCCGCCTATATGCCGCATGTGATCTCGGCCGAAGCCCGCGACATCCTTGCACTGAAGATCGAGCCGGAGACCGTCGACTCCGATGGACTGCCCGGCTTCATCCGTCAGGTGCTGGCGGCACCGGGTACCGCCGGCATCGTCGATGCGCCCGATGTGGTGGCGCGGGTCCGTGCGGCCCACAGCGCCCTGGCGGCGCGTGCCGGCAGCGCCTGCCCGCCGGCCCATGCCTTCGATCGCAGCTTCTTCGGTGCCGCCATCCCGTCGCGACCGATGGATTGGCGGATCCGCGCCGTGGTGCGCGCGGCACCCTCGGATGTCTCGGCCTTTCCATCGGCGGAGGCCTGTGCGGTTTCCGTCGATTTGTCCGTATCGCGGTTTCTGCACCTGTTCCGCGACCAGACGGGGGTGAGTTTCCGCAACTGGCGCGCCTGGAAACGGGCGCGGATCTCGCTCGCCCATGTCAATCGCAACCCCAATCTGGCGCATCTGGCGCTGGATGTCGGCTATCCCGACCAGGCCCATTTCAGCCGGTCCATCCGCAATATCTTCGGTCTCAGGCCCCGCGACATCGTCGCCGGCTCGCGCCGGCTCGATATCCGGCTGACCGACGGCATCCTGCCGCCGGGGCTGGCCCCGGCCGGAGCATCGGCGCTGCGCTGATCCGGTTCTGGTTCTCTCCGCTGGAGGCACCCCCATGACACGGCCCGACCAGACCCTGCACGCCGCTAATCTTGCCTTTGAACACCCCCGCGTGATCGATCTGGTGGCGCGCGGGGCGATGTTGAACCCCGACGGCACGGCGCTGGTGCATCTGAACACGCCCGACGATGTCGGCACGGCGCCGATCGCCCACGACCGGCTGATGGGCCTGCTGTCGGCGGCGGCAGGGCGGTTCCGCGTGCTGGCGCAGAATGAGAATGATGGCGCAGGCGACAGCGGGCCGGTGGTGGCCATCCTGGTGCCGAGTTGCCCGTCGCTGGTGGTGGCTTTGTGGGCGGCGATGTGGGCCGGCGTCGCCATGCCGCTGAACCTGCTGTTCAGCCGCGAGGCGATTGCCGCTCAGCTTGCCGCATCGGGTGCCCGGTTGCTGATCGTGCCGCCGGCCGGCGCGCCGGCGGGGTTGTATGAGAAGGTGGCCGGGCTGGATGCCGAGATCCCCGGCCTGCGGATCGTCACCGCCACAGTCGACGGCACGGTCGCCTTCGATGGCGAGACGCTGGAACCCGATCCGGACTGGCGGTCCCGCCTGACCGAAGGCCGCGCCAGCGCCGATCCCGACCGGGTGGCGGCGCTGTATCCAACCGGCGGCACCACCGGCGCCCCCAAACTGGCACGGCTGACCGAACGCAATATGGTCGCTTCGGCGATCGGCTCGATGCTGTCGATCGATTATCGCGCCGATGACCGGGTGCTGGCGGGCCTGCCGTTGTTTCATGTCGGCGGCGCCTTTGTCGGCTGTCTTGCCTCATTCGCCGCCGGGGCGGCCATGATCATTCCCACCCTGGCCGGTTTCGGCATCCGGCGGTGGTGGCGGGCTTCTGGTCGATCGTCGAACGCCACCGCATCACCATCGGCGCCCTGGTGCCGACCAGCCTGGGTGCTGTGGCGGCGGTGCCGACCGGTGGCGCCGATCTGTCGTCGCTGCGCTTCGTTGGCACCGGTGCGTCGACCTGTCCGCCCGAGGTGCTGAAGCGGTTCCTGGCCGCCTGGGGTGGCGATGCCGTGCGCCAGGTCTATGGCATGACCGAGTTTGCCGGCGCGATCGCGCAGGTCCATCATGACGTGACGCCGGATGGCGCCGCGGTGGGTCTGCCGCTGGCTCAGGCCGATGTCGCCATCCTGACCGATGACGGCAAGCTGCATCAGGGGCCATCGACCCCCACCGGCGAATTGCTGGTGCGTGGCCCGCAGGTGTTCGCCGGCTATGTCGATGCCCGCCAGACCGCCGGTGCCTTCCACGATGGCTGGCTGCGCACCGGCGATATCTGCCGGATCGGCGAGACCGGCCAGTTGCACATTGCCGGCCGGATCAAGGATCTGATCATCCGCGGCGGCCATAATATCGACCCGATGGCGCTGGAGGATGCCGCCATGGCCCATCCGGGCGTGGCGCTGGCGGCGGCGGTGGGCCTGCCCGATGCTTATGCCGGCGAGGTGC
This genomic stretch from Tistrella bauzanensis harbors:
- a CDS encoding AMP-binding protein, producing the protein MPTSLGAVAAVPTGGADLSSLRFVGTGASTCPPEVLKRFLAAWGGDAVRQVYGMTEFAGAIAQVHHDVTPDGAAVGLPLAQADVAILTDDGKLHQGPSTPTGELLVRGPQVFAGYVDARQTAGAFHDGWLRTGDICRIGETGQLHIAGRIKDLIIRGGHNIDPMALEDAAMAHPGVALAAAVGLPDAYAGEVPMLFVVPAAGAAGDLADLPAFIDARIFEAPARPRRIEQIDDMPLTPVGKIFKPRLRELAAEHAARAIIATAAPDAGATVQAVTDGIRGLHLRLDLPPGIDADSADRIRAALGELPLAVVG